In a single window of the Verrucomicrobiota bacterium genome:
- a CDS encoding ABC transporter ATP-binding protein, producing MSTPDDRYMDISQLVKAYPNPFGDEVKVVDGFDLKVSRGEVVSIIGHSGCGKSTVLNMVAGLIPVSGGGIFVSGRQVDGPGPDRSVVFQAPCLLPWLTAFSNVMVGVKVSYPHVSKAERIEIVEASLDMVGLKDSMRKFPREMSGGMQQRVGIARAIALKPRVLLLDEPLGRLDSLTRMELQDVILRILDREHVTTLLITHDPDEAVYMSDRICMMTNGPHAKVGEVMKINFERPRDREVIVETDEFYEYRRRLLAFLDECEAEKEMRKN from the coding sequence ATGAGCACGCCTGACGATCGCTACATGGATATTTCCCAGCTGGTGAAAGCGTATCCGAACCCGTTTGGCGATGAGGTCAAAGTCGTTGATGGTTTCGACCTCAAGGTTTCGAGGGGAGAGGTCGTCTCGATTATTGGACATTCCGGTTGTGGAAAATCAACCGTTCTCAATATGGTGGCTGGTCTGATTCCGGTTTCCGGTGGAGGTATTTTCGTGTCGGGCAGGCAGGTGGATGGACCCGGACCAGATCGATCCGTCGTTTTTCAGGCTCCTTGCCTTCTTCCGTGGCTAACCGCCTTCAGCAATGTCATGGTGGGCGTGAAGGTTAGCTATCCTCACGTTTCGAAGGCGGAGCGAATTGAGATTGTGGAAGCATCTCTCGATATGGTGGGGCTGAAGGACTCGATGCGGAAGTTTCCCCGCGAGATGTCGGGTGGGATGCAGCAGCGAGTGGGCATCGCTCGCGCGATCGCCCTGAAACCGAGAGTCCTTTTACTCGATGAACCACTCGGTCGCCTCGATTCACTGACCCGCATGGAACTTCAGGACGTGATACTCCGGATTTTGGATCGGGAGCACGTAACCACTCTTCTCATCACCCATGATCCGGATGAGGCGGTCTACATGTCTGACCGGATTTGCATGATGACGAATGGGCCTCACGCAAAGGTAGGGGAGGTCATGAAGATCAATTTTGAGAGGCCTCGCGACCGGGAAGTGATTGTGGAAACGGATGAGTTCTACGAGTACCGGCGGCGCCTGCTCGCGTTTCTGGATGAATGCGAGGCGGAGAAGGAGATGCGAAAGAACTAG
- a CDS encoding ABC transporter ATP-binding protein: MSFLEIEDVSLGFGPHDNRTEVLEKVNLSVRENEFVAVVGFSGSGKSTLISLLAGLLQPDSGEVRLAGEVIREPSPRLGIMFQNYSLLPWLTVYENVALAVSRVFPKYSKAETRAHVEKYVAMVKLSPALEKKPGELSGGMRQRASLARTLSLQPEILLLDEPLSALDALTRAEIQDEIIRIWEGDKRTIVMITNDVDEAVLMADRIVPLTMGPRATLDDPFPVDLERPRNRTTLNTNPGFRRLRNDISKYMVTLNEETRALVKHEAKADLPEAMPLDFTSLPAFPAKGRRRGLFLDTKTTFFK; the protein is encoded by the coding sequence ATGTCATTTCTCGAAATTGAAGACGTTTCCCTCGGTTTTGGACCGCACGATAATCGGACTGAGGTTCTGGAGAAAGTGAACCTCTCCGTTCGTGAGAACGAGTTTGTCGCTGTGGTTGGTTTTTCGGGATCGGGTAAGTCTACTCTGATCTCCCTGCTCGCAGGTCTGCTGCAACCGGATTCGGGGGAAGTGCGTCTTGCTGGCGAGGTGATTCGCGAGCCTTCTCCCCGACTGGGTATCATGTTTCAGAATTATTCTCTGCTACCGTGGCTAACGGTCTACGAGAATGTAGCTCTAGCGGTTTCCCGCGTCTTTCCGAAATATTCTAAGGCAGAGACCCGGGCTCATGTAGAGAAATACGTCGCGATGGTAAAATTGAGTCCGGCACTTGAGAAGAAGCCGGGCGAGCTTTCGGGAGGTATGCGGCAGAGGGCATCTCTCGCCCGCACTCTTTCTCTTCAACCCGAGATCCTCCTCTTGGATGAGCCGCTCTCCGCACTCGATGCACTCACCCGTGCAGAGATTCAAGATGAAATCATCCGGATCTGGGAGGGAGATAAGAGGACAATCGTGATGATTACCAATGACGTGGACGAGGCGGTTCTGATGGCAGACCGGATTGTTCCTCTGACGATGGGGCCGAGAGCCACGCTGGACGACCCTTTTCCAGTGGATCTGGAACGACCCCGAAACCGTACCACTTTGAATACAAATCCCGGTTTCCGCAGACTTAGGAACGATATTTCCAAGTATATGGTGACTCTCAATGAAGAGACTCGGGCACTGGTCAAGCATGAGGCGAAAGCGGATTTACCGGAAGCAATGCCTCTCGACTTTACTTCACTACCGGCCTTTCCCGCAAAGGGTCGTCGCCGCGGCCTCTTCCTCGATACAAAAACCACTTTTTTTAAGTAA
- a CDS encoding ABC transporter permease subunit — MADKRSDRIKYKLLKSLDISGFTVFDPMVRLAFAEEPKKQVKSIFRFLIVPIIFVFACIGLWWQVAPNHKTKSGEVPTPDVVWRSAVNNDTFSNREKTKESDFLLEGPEREEALAVVESTILEREATLETLRTKLSGHESDYAELLESQLAPLQAKLDTLKERNDELEAVAKEAVSAAAAAIEAGTGTPQELLEAMRKQNEIKDNSRESEGMYKDQIDAIRSEKYKPLEQARMQVNTVADEVQFLKKRTDFLSDSNRSVRVAEAKEKLAENLKSLEEATTAKKAETEAKKVLRSEASIERLENQQYASAMTIYTQIKRSLFTVFVGFITAAIIAIPLGVLCGLSPIAMACLTPVISIFKPVSPVVYLLIFQIVVGAFFPDPDSHPFFLFINSLPFIGGLAVNPALVFSACTVAACAVWPALVNTALGVASIDGDHINVARVLRLGFWDRLVKIIIPSALPLVFAGLRISLGVGWMVLIAAEALSSSDGLGKFVWDEYQNGSSLSFANILYACFVVGSIGFLLDRMMIVLQRLVSFDGKGTSL, encoded by the coding sequence ATGGCAGATAAACGCTCAGATAGGATCAAATACAAGCTGTTAAAGTCTTTGGACATTTCCGGCTTCACGGTTTTCGACCCGATGGTTCGGCTCGCTTTTGCCGAGGAACCGAAGAAGCAGGTAAAGTCGATTTTTCGGTTCCTGATCGTTCCGATCATCTTTGTCTTTGCTTGTATTGGACTCTGGTGGCAGGTCGCCCCGAACCACAAGACGAAATCGGGAGAGGTTCCGACGCCGGACGTGGTTTGGAGATCGGCGGTGAACAACGATACTTTTAGCAATCGGGAGAAAACGAAGGAATCGGATTTTCTGCTGGAAGGACCCGAACGCGAGGAGGCTCTTGCGGTGGTCGAGTCAACCATTCTGGAGCGGGAAGCAACCCTTGAAACCCTCCGCACTAAACTTTCTGGCCATGAGTCTGACTACGCCGAGCTACTGGAATCTCAACTGGCTCCGCTGCAAGCGAAGCTGGATACGCTCAAGGAACGGAATGACGAATTAGAGGCGGTCGCTAAGGAGGCGGTAAGTGCGGCAGCAGCGGCAATCGAAGCAGGCACCGGAACTCCACAGGAGCTACTCGAGGCGATGAGGAAACAAAATGAGATTAAAGACAACAGCCGCGAGTCCGAGGGAATGTATAAGGATCAGATAGACGCCATTCGGTCTGAGAAATACAAGCCGTTGGAACAGGCTCGGATGCAGGTCAACACCGTTGCCGACGAAGTCCAGTTTTTAAAGAAACGAACCGACTTCTTGAGTGACTCCAACCGCAGTGTTCGGGTGGCTGAAGCCAAGGAAAAGCTCGCCGAAAACTTGAAGAGCCTCGAGGAGGCTACGACAGCGAAGAAAGCTGAGACTGAGGCAAAGAAAGTTCTGCGCAGCGAGGCGTCGATCGAGCGCTTGGAAAACCAACAGTATGCCTCGGCGATGACGATCTATACTCAGATCAAAAGAAGTCTTTTCACCGTTTTCGTTGGATTTATTACGGCCGCGATCATCGCGATACCTCTTGGGGTACTTTGCGGATTGAGTCCGATTGCCATGGCCTGCCTGACGCCCGTCATTTCAATTTTCAAACCGGTTTCACCGGTCGTCTACCTGTTGATTTTCCAGATCGTTGTGGGGGCATTTTTCCCGGATCCCGACTCCCATCCGTTCTTTCTTTTCATCAACAGCCTTCCTTTTATCGGAGGTCTTGCAGTGAATCCGGCGCTGGTCTTTTCAGCCTGCACGGTTGCGGCTTGTGCGGTTTGGCCTGCCTTGGTCAACACGGCACTCGGTGTTGCCTCGATTGATGGGGATCACATCAATGTAGCGCGGGTTCTCCGTCTCGGGTTTTGGGATCGGCTCGTAAAGATCATCATCCCTTCCGCGTTGCCTTTGGTTTTTGCGGGATTGCGGATTTCCCTGGGTGTCGGCTGGATGGTTCTTATCGCCGCTGAGGCTCTCTCTTCCTCGGACGGATTGGGTAAGTTCGTCTGGGATGAGTACCAGAACGGTTCCTCACTCTCCTTCGCGAACATCTTATACGCTTGTTTTGTCGTGGGATCGATTGGGTTCCTTTTGGACCGGATGATGATCGTGCTTCAACGCCTGGTCTCCTTCGATGGGAAAGGCACTTCTTTGTAA